One Amorphoplanes digitatis genomic window carries:
- a CDS encoding winged helix-turn-helix transcriptional regulator translates to MEPFAYEKDCPGRQLLDRIGDAWSVLIVCSLADGDLRYTELAQRIPAVSPKMLTQTLRGLERDGLVTRTVHAVVPPRVDYALTALGRSLLGLVGGLLDWAETNITDVLKAREAYDSRI, encoded by the coding sequence GTGGAACCTTTCGCGTACGAGAAGGACTGCCCGGGCCGGCAGCTGCTGGACCGGATCGGAGACGCCTGGAGCGTGCTCATCGTCTGCTCGCTGGCCGACGGCGACCTGCGCTACACGGAGCTGGCGCAGCGCATCCCCGCGGTGAGCCCGAAGATGCTGACCCAGACGCTGCGCGGCCTCGAACGCGACGGCCTGGTCACCCGGACGGTCCATGCGGTCGTCCCGCCGCGCGTCGACTACGCGCTGACCGCGCTGGGGCGCAGCCTGCTCGGCCTGGTCGGCGGGCTGCTGGACTGGGCCGAGACGAACATCACCGACGTGCTCAAGGCCCGCGAGGCCTACGACTCCAGAATCTAG